The following proteins are encoded in a genomic region of Stutzerimonas balearica DSM 6083:
- the ispG gene encoding flavodoxin-dependent (E)-4-hydroxy-3-methylbut-2-enyl-diphosphate synthase: protein MHSESPIKRRQSRKIWVGNVAVGGDAPISVQSMTNTETCDVDATVAQIRRLEDAGADIVRVSVPSMDAAEAFGKIKQQVRVPLVADIHFDYQIALRVAELGVDCLRINPGNIGREERVRAVVEAARDKGIPIRIGVNAGSLEKDLQKKYGEPTPAALVESALRHVEHLDRLNFQDFKVSVKASDVFMAVEAYRLLATQIEQPLHLGITEAGGLRSGTVKSAVGLGMLLAEGIGDTIRISLAADPVEEIKVGFDILKSLRLRSRGINFIACPSCSRQNFDVVKTMNELEGRLDDLLVPLDVAVIGCVVNGPGEAKEAHVGLTGGSPNNLVYIDGKPAQKLGNEALVDELEQLIRRKAAEKLEADAALIARS, encoded by the coding sequence ATGCATAGTGAGTCGCCAATCAAACGCCGCCAGTCGCGCAAGATCTGGGTCGGCAATGTCGCCGTCGGAGGGGATGCCCCCATCTCCGTGCAGAGCATGACCAATACCGAGACCTGCGACGTTGACGCCACCGTGGCGCAGATCCGTCGATTGGAAGACGCCGGCGCGGACATCGTGCGCGTATCTGTCCCTTCGATGGACGCGGCCGAAGCCTTCGGCAAGATCAAGCAGCAGGTTCGGGTTCCTCTGGTGGCGGACATCCACTTCGATTACCAGATCGCCTTGCGCGTGGCCGAACTCGGCGTCGATTGCCTGCGCATCAACCCTGGCAACATCGGCCGCGAAGAGCGCGTGCGTGCCGTGGTCGAGGCGGCACGTGACAAGGGCATTCCGATTCGTATCGGTGTGAACGCGGGCTCGCTGGAAAAGGACCTGCAGAAAAAATACGGTGAGCCGACTCCCGCGGCGCTGGTGGAATCGGCTTTGCGCCACGTGGAGCACCTGGACCGTCTGAACTTCCAGGACTTCAAGGTCAGCGTGAAGGCCTCTGACGTGTTCATGGCCGTAGAAGCCTACCGGTTACTTGCCACGCAGATCGAACAGCCGCTGCATCTGGGCATCACCGAGGCCGGTGGCCTGCGCTCGGGTACGGTGAAATCCGCCGTCGGCCTGGGCATGCTGCTCGCCGAAGGCATTGGTGACACCATTCGCATCTCGCTGGCGGCCGACCCGGTCGAGGAGATCAAGGTCGGCTTCGACATTCTCAAGTCGCTGCGTTTGCGCTCGCGTGGCATCAACTTCATCGCCTGCCCGAGCTGCTCCCGGCAGAACTTCGACGTGGTCAAGACCATGAACGAGCTGGAAGGGCGGCTGGACGATCTGCTGGTTCCGCTGGACGTGGCGGTCATTGGCTGCGTGGTCAACGGGCCCGGCGAAGCGAAGGAGGCCCATGTCGGCCTGACTGGCGGCAGCCCGAACAACCTTGTCTACATCGATGGCAAGCCGGCCCAGAAGCTCGGTAACGAGGCCCTGGTGGACGAATTGGAGCAGCTGATCCGGCGCAAGGCCGCGGAGAAGCTGGAAGCCGACGCGGCGCTGATCGCCCGCAGCTGA
- a CDS encoding RodZ domain-containing protein, with translation MSAPEHEPMSQMGGNPGETLRVAREQKGWSLQLVAQRLNLPTRSVEHIEAGDFGRLPGHTFARGYVRAYAKLLELDPNRLVNEFDRYTGTEATGSSTVQSLGRIEEPGRLSRSVMRVFGFLLLLLLVGASLYWWQERSGRDDAAAPVSALERIEVESADGTTQVHVLEDPDDQEVDEGALPLSPAPATDDAEVLAVPGAVEELANDQAQAASAEAAAEPSSVESSAVDSPSQPVAPQPAEQAEAASPAQAEMAAAEGAQQSGAAQLEDGEGRLELRFVADCWVRVTAADGRQLLSTVGKAGSERTVVGTAPLNVHLGFARGAVLTYNGNPVDVSPFIRGETARLTLGQ, from the coding sequence ATGAGTGCGCCTGAACACGAACCCATGAGCCAGATGGGGGGCAACCCGGGCGAAACCCTGCGAGTGGCTCGCGAGCAGAAAGGGTGGTCCCTGCAGTTGGTGGCCCAGCGGCTCAACCTGCCTACGCGGTCGGTCGAGCACATCGAGGCTGGCGACTTTGGTCGCCTGCCCGGGCATACCTTCGCCCGCGGCTACGTCCGGGCTTACGCCAAGTTGCTCGAGCTTGATCCCAATCGCCTGGTCAACGAGTTCGACCGCTACACCGGCACCGAGGCCACCGGCAGCAGCACGGTGCAGAGCCTGGGGCGCATCGAAGAGCCCGGCCGTCTCTCGCGCAGTGTCATGCGTGTGTTCGGTTTTCTTCTTCTTCTGTTGCTGGTCGGCGCCAGTCTCTACTGGTGGCAGGAACGTTCGGGACGTGACGACGCGGCAGCACCGGTAAGTGCCCTGGAACGCATCGAAGTCGAGAGTGCCGACGGCACGACCCAGGTCCATGTGCTCGAAGACCCGGACGATCAGGAGGTTGACGAGGGCGCGTTGCCTCTGTCGCCTGCGCCCGCAACGGACGACGCCGAAGTGCTCGCTGTCCCCGGCGCCGTGGAGGAACTGGCCAATGACCAGGCACAGGCCGCAAGCGCCGAGGCTGCGGCGGAGCCATCCAGCGTCGAGAGCTCCGCGGTAGATTCGCCTTCACAGCCGGTCGCCCCCCAGCCGGCTGAACAAGCTGAAGCCGCTTCGCCGGCGCAGGCCGAAATGGCTGCAGCAGAGGGCGCGCAGCAGTCCGGTGCTGCACAGTTGGAGGATGGTGAAGGCCGTCTGGAGCTTCGCTTCGTCGCTGACTGCTGGGTCCGCGTGACCGCAGCGGACGGTCGCCAGTTGCTCAGCACGGTAGGCAAGGCCGGCAGCGAGCGTACCGTCGTCGGAACGGCGCCGTTGAACGTGCACCTGGGCTTTGCGCGTGGCGCGGTATTGACCTATAACGGCAACCCCGTCGACGTCAGCCCGTTCATTCGTGGCGAGACTGCTCGCCTCACGCTCGGACAGTAA
- a CDS encoding DUF2238 domain-containing protein yields the protein MAQHRLLAVLGLIVASALGLSAIAPYDRATWLLEVAPVLIAAPVLALSYRRFPLTRLLYLLIAFHALVLILGGAYTYARVPLGFWVQDALQLARNPYDKLGHFMQGLVPMLVAREILLRNGYLRPGPMLGFLAICVALAISAFYELIEWWVALLAGGGAVDFLGTQGDPWDTQSDMFLALIGACFGLLALAGLQNRQITEIERAGGTRQAR from the coding sequence ATGGCACAACACAGACTGCTGGCGGTACTGGGCCTGATTGTCGCGTCAGCCTTGGGGCTGTCGGCCATCGCGCCCTATGACCGTGCAACCTGGCTGCTCGAGGTAGCGCCTGTGCTCATCGCCGCCCCCGTGCTGGCACTGAGTTATCGGCGCTTCCCACTCACGCGCCTGCTCTATCTGCTGATCGCCTTTCATGCCTTGGTCCTGATTCTCGGCGGTGCCTACACCTATGCCCGCGTGCCCCTGGGCTTCTGGGTCCAGGATGCGCTGCAGCTGGCACGCAACCCCTACGACAAGCTCGGCCACTTCATGCAGGGCCTGGTGCCGATGCTGGTCGCCCGCGAGATCCTCCTGCGCAACGGCTACCTGCGCCCGGGGCCGATGCTGGGGTTTCTCGCCATCTGCGTGGCGCTGGCGATCAGTGCCTTCTACGAGCTGATCGAATGGTGGGTAGCGTTGCTGGCCGGCGGTGGCGCCGTGGATTTCCTCGGCACCCAGGGCGACCCCTGGGACACCCAGTCGGACATGTTCCTGGCGCTGATCGGCGCGTGTTTCGGGCTCCTTGCCCTGGCTGGACTGCAGAACCGGCAGATCACCGAAATCGAGCGCGCCGGCGGCACGCGGCAGGCGCGCTGA
- a CDS encoding pyridoxal phosphate-dependent aminotransferase — protein MISSKLPDVGTTIFTTMSQLAAETGALNLSQGFPDFDGPDALREAVGRHVMSGHNQYAPMTGLPQLREQIAGKVARLYGRRVDAATEVTVTPGATQAIFCAIQAVVRPGDEVIVFDPCYDSYDPAVRLAGGACIHLPLALPDFAIDWQRLADSIGPRTRMIVLNTPHNPSGALIGTEDLDRLAALVRGRDLYLLSDEVYEHLVFDGREHASVLRHEELYQRAFVVSSFGKTYHVTGWKTGYVVAPAPLTAELRKIHQYVSFTGVTPLQWALADYMLAHPEHVQELPAFYQAKRDLFCDLLAGSRFAFTRAAGTYFQLADYSAIRPELDDVTMAEWLTREHGVAAIPISVFYQQPPEGLRLVRFCFAKREETLREAAQRLCAI, from the coding sequence ATGATCAGCAGCAAGCTGCCGGACGTCGGCACGACCATCTTTACTACCATGTCGCAGCTGGCCGCCGAGACCGGTGCGCTCAATCTCTCCCAGGGCTTCCCCGATTTTGACGGGCCGGACGCTCTGCGTGAGGCGGTCGGGCGGCACGTGATGAGCGGGCACAACCAGTACGCGCCAATGACCGGTTTGCCGCAGCTGCGTGAGCAGATAGCCGGCAAGGTCGCGCGTCTGTACGGCCGTCGTGTCGATGCCGCGACCGAAGTGACTGTCACGCCAGGCGCGACCCAGGCGATCTTCTGTGCGATCCAGGCCGTGGTCAGGCCCGGCGACGAGGTCATCGTCTTCGACCCCTGCTATGACAGCTACGATCCGGCCGTCCGCCTCGCTGGCGGCGCCTGTATCCACCTGCCGCTGGCGCTGCCGGACTTCGCCATCGACTGGCAGCGCCTGGCCGACTCGATCGGCCCGCGCACGCGGATGATCGTGCTGAATACGCCGCACAACCCCAGCGGCGCGCTGATCGGGACTGAAGACCTGGATCGCCTCGCTGCGCTGGTGCGTGGCCGCGATCTTTACCTGCTCAGCGACGAAGTCTATGAGCATCTGGTGTTCGACGGCCGCGAACATGCCAGCGTGCTGCGCCACGAGGAACTGTACCAGCGCGCTTTCGTGGTCAGCTCGTTCGGCAAGACGTATCACGTCACCGGCTGGAAGACCGGTTATGTGGTGGCACCCGCGCCGCTCACGGCCGAGCTGCGCAAGATCCACCAATATGTCAGCTTCACCGGGGTGACCCCGCTGCAATGGGCCCTGGCGGATTACATGCTGGCGCATCCCGAGCATGTGCAGGAGCTGCCGGCCTTCTACCAGGCCAAGCGTGACCTGTTCTGCGACCTGCTGGCTGGCTCGCGCTTCGCCTTCACCCGGGCGGCGGGCACCTATTTCCAGCTCGCCGACTATTCGGCGATTCGCCCCGAGCTCGATGACGTCACCATGGCTGAGTGGCTGACCCGCGAGCACGGCGTGGCAGCCATCCCCATCTCGGTGTTCTACCAGCAGCCGCCGGAAGGCCTGCGACTGGTACGCTTCTGCTTTGCCAAACGGGAGGAGACGCTGCGTGAGGCAGCGCAACGACTATGCGCGATCTGA
- a CDS encoding DUF2784 domain-containing protein, which translates to MLYRLAADSLLVLHLGFVLFALLGGLLAAWKPRLLAVQLPAAAWAIFVEITDHGCPLTHWEQRLRSISGDTGYSEGFIEHYLLPALYPSWLSLPVQYVLAGVVLLANLLIYAWLWRRRVAQSRHLRR; encoded by the coding sequence GTGCTCTACCGACTCGCCGCCGACAGCCTGCTCGTCCTGCATCTCGGCTTCGTGCTCTTCGCCCTGCTCGGCGGCCTGCTGGCCGCGTGGAAACCTCGTTTGCTGGCCGTGCAGCTACCCGCCGCCGCCTGGGCAATCTTTGTCGAGATAACCGATCACGGCTGCCCACTGACGCACTGGGAGCAGCGACTGAGAAGCATCTCCGGCGATACCGGCTACAGCGAGGGCTTCATCGAACACTACCTGCTGCCGGCCCTCTACCCCAGCTGGCTCAGCCTGCCCGTGCAGTATGTGCTCGCCGGCGTGGTGCTGCTGGCGAATCTACTGATCTATGCCTGGCTGTGGCGCCGACGCGTGGCACAGTCGCGCCACTTGCGTCGATGA
- the bamB gene encoding outer membrane protein assembly factor BamB, translated as MRFKIAALLAAAVFAAGCSSNSSKEPEPAELVKFDAEIQLDKVWSRSIGDGQGDTYNLLVPAVYGEQIYAADVDGLVVSMDRTTGKVNWKQDLDVSISGAVGAGYGLVLVGTLSGDVIALDVSTGEERWRSKVSSEVLSAPAINGDIVLVQTQDDRLIALEMDTGAQRWSYESAPAVLTLRGTGAPLLTNQLAIAGLSTGKVIALDTRRGLPVWEQRVAIPQGRSELERVVDIDGGLLLSGGTLYVGTYQGRAAALDVESGRVLWQRDASTYSGVALGYGSVYLSLADGTVESVDERSTTALWRNESLARRQLSAPAVFSSYVVVGDKEGYIHLLSQVDGRFVARERIDSNGVRARPVVDGDWLYVYGNGGKLVAMTIRRAD; from the coding sequence ATGCGCTTTAAGATTGCCGCGCTGTTGGCGGCTGCCGTATTCGCGGCCGGTTGCAGCAGCAACAGCAGCAAGGAGCCGGAGCCGGCCGAGCTGGTCAAGTTCGATGCCGAAATCCAGCTTGACAAGGTGTGGAGTCGCAGCATCGGGGACGGGCAGGGGGACACCTACAACCTGCTGGTGCCAGCGGTGTACGGCGAGCAGATCTACGCCGCCGACGTCGATGGCCTGGTGGTCTCGATGGATCGCACGACGGGCAAGGTCAACTGGAAGCAGGACCTGGACGTATCCATTTCCGGAGCGGTGGGCGCTGGCTACGGCCTGGTGCTGGTGGGCACGCTTTCCGGCGACGTGATTGCGCTGGATGTTTCCACCGGCGAGGAGCGCTGGCGCAGCAAGGTCAGCAGCGAGGTACTGTCGGCGCCGGCAATCAACGGCGACATCGTGCTGGTGCAAACCCAGGACGATCGCCTCATCGCGTTGGAAATGGACACCGGCGCGCAGCGCTGGAGCTATGAGAGCGCGCCGGCTGTGCTGACTCTGCGCGGTACCGGAGCGCCGCTGCTGACCAATCAGCTGGCTATTGCCGGTCTCTCCACCGGCAAGGTCATTGCGCTGGATACCCGACGCGGGCTGCCGGTCTGGGAGCAGCGCGTTGCCATTCCGCAGGGCCGTTCGGAGCTTGAGCGCGTCGTCGACATCGACGGCGGCCTGCTGCTTTCCGGCGGTACGCTGTATGTCGGCACCTATCAGGGGCGCGCGGCGGCGCTCGATGTGGAGAGTGGTCGCGTGCTCTGGCAGCGTGATGCCTCGACTTATTCGGGCGTGGCGCTGGGTTATGGCAGTGTCTATCTGAGCCTGGCCGATGGCACGGTCGAGAGTGTCGACGAACGCTCGACCACCGCGCTGTGGCGTAACGAATCGCTGGCCCGCCGGCAGCTGTCGGCGCCGGCGGTGTTTTCCAGTTATGTGGTGGTGGGTGACAAGGAAGGTTACATACACCTGCTGAGCCAGGTGGACGGGCGTTTCGTGGCCCGCGAGCGGATCGACAGCAATGGCGTGCGCGCACGTCCGGTGGTCGATGGCGATTGGCTGTACGTCTACGGTAACGGGGGCAAGCTCGTTGCAATGACCATCCGCCGCGCCGACTGA
- a CDS encoding YfgM family protein: MTSGTEEEQLAQIREWWQRNGKPLLFGGALALVLVFGWQAWQNRQVAQAEAASALYQQLLVAALETAEPDTAEVARLGGELKNEFGGTHYAQFASLFMAKVAVESGRLDEAASELRSVVDKPVDKTLEELARQRLARVLAAQKKAEDALRLLDGDAATGFAASREELRGDLLVQLGRDDEAHAAYTKAKQAAAEDGAIGGLQLKLDDLAKGDA; the protein is encoded by the coding sequence GTGACCTCGGGTACCGAAGAAGAACAACTCGCGCAGATCAGGGAATGGTGGCAGCGCAACGGTAAACCGCTGCTGTTCGGTGGTGCGCTGGCCCTCGTGCTGGTGTTTGGCTGGCAGGCCTGGCAGAACCGCCAGGTCGCTCAAGCCGAGGCCGCGTCTGCACTTTATCAGCAGCTTCTGGTCGCTGCGCTTGAAACGGCCGAGCCGGATACCGCCGAAGTGGCGCGTCTGGGAGGCGAACTGAAGAACGAATTCGGCGGTACCCATTACGCGCAATTCGCCAGCCTGTTCATGGCGAAGGTGGCGGTTGAGAGCGGGCGCCTGGATGAAGCGGCCAGCGAGCTGCGTAGCGTTGTCGACAAGCCGGTCGACAAAACTCTCGAGGAGCTGGCGCGCCAGCGTCTGGCTCGTGTGCTAGCGGCGCAGAAAAAGGCCGAGGACGCGCTGCGCCTGCTCGATGGTGACGCGGCGACCGGTTTCGCCGCCAGCCGAGAAGAATTGCGTGGCGACCTGCTGGTCCAGCTTGGTCGTGACGACGAAGCCCATGCTGCCTACACCAAGGCCAAGCAGGCGGCCGCCGAAGACGGTGCCATCGGCGGACTGCAATTGAAGCTCGACGATCTGGCCAAGGGAGACGCGTGA
- the hisS gene encoding histidine--tRNA ligase, producing MSKTLQAIRGMNDILPAQTPVWRYLEGTFAELLEAYGYSEIRLPIVEYTELFARGIGEGTDVVDKEMYTFRDRNDESLTLRPEGTAGCVRAVLEHGMTGGGQVQKLWYTGPMFRYEKPQKGRYRQFHQIGVEVFNQPGPDVDAELIVLTARLWQRLGMADAVTLQLNSLGSSEARARYRDALVAYLQQRFDQLDEDSQRRLSTNPLRILDSKNAQTQALLADAPTLADYLDEESRAHFEGLKARLDAVGIAYEINPKLVRGLDYYGRTVFEWVTDKLGAQGTVCAGGRYDGLVGQFGGRPTPGVGFAMGVERLVLLLETLELVPASLCREPHAYICAFGEAAELSALALAERLRDALPGLRLLVNAGGGSFKSQFKKADKSGARFALILGENELASRMVGFKPLRDDSEQQNIAWDALPERLAACLEQG from the coding sequence TTGAGCAAGACCCTGCAAGCCATTCGTGGCATGAACGACATCCTGCCTGCCCAGACTCCGGTCTGGCGTTACCTCGAGGGCACTTTCGCCGAGCTGCTGGAAGCGTACGGCTACAGCGAGATCCGTCTGCCGATCGTCGAGTACACCGAGCTGTTCGCGCGCGGCATCGGTGAAGGGACCGACGTCGTCGACAAAGAGATGTACACCTTTCGCGATCGCAACGACGAGTCGTTGACCCTTCGGCCGGAAGGCACCGCCGGCTGCGTGCGTGCTGTACTCGAGCATGGCATGACCGGTGGCGGTCAGGTCCAGAAGCTCTGGTACACCGGGCCGATGTTCCGTTACGAGAAGCCCCAGAAGGGTCGTTATCGCCAGTTTCACCAGATCGGTGTCGAGGTGTTCAATCAGCCCGGCCCTGATGTCGACGCCGAACTCATCGTGCTTACGGCAAGGCTGTGGCAGCGCCTCGGCATGGCCGATGCGGTCACCTTGCAGCTCAACAGTCTTGGTTCCAGCGAGGCGCGTGCACGTTACCGCGATGCTCTGGTCGCCTATCTGCAGCAACGCTTCGATCAGCTGGATGAGGACAGTCAGCGCCGGCTGAGCACCAATCCGCTGCGCATCCTCGATAGCAAGAACGCCCAGACCCAGGCGCTGCTGGCCGATGCGCCAACTCTGGCCGACTACCTGGACGAAGAGTCGCGGGCGCACTTCGAGGGACTCAAGGCACGCCTCGACGCCGTTGGTATCGCCTATGAGATCAATCCCAAGCTGGTGCGTGGCCTGGATTACTATGGCCGTACGGTTTTCGAGTGGGTCACCGACAAGCTCGGCGCCCAGGGGACCGTCTGTGCGGGCGGGCGCTACGACGGGCTGGTCGGCCAGTTCGGCGGCAGGCCGACTCCAGGTGTGGGTTTCGCCATGGGGGTAGAGCGCCTGGTGCTCCTGCTGGAGACGCTGGAGCTGGTCCCGGCGAGCCTCTGCCGTGAACCCCACGCCTACATCTGCGCCTTCGGCGAAGCAGCCGAGCTGAGCGCCCTGGCGCTTGCGGAGCGGTTGCGCGACGCGCTGCCCGGATTGCGCCTGCTGGTCAATGCCGGCGGTGGCAGCTTCAAGAGCCAGTTCAAGAAGGCCGACAAGAGCGGCGCACGTTTTGCGCTGATTCTCGGAGAGAACGAACTGGCGTCACGCATGGTAGGGTTCAAGCCGCTGCGCGACGACAGCGAACAACAGAACATTGCCTGGGATGCTCTGCCCGAGCGTCTGGCTGCCTGCCTCGAGCAGGGCTGA
- a CDS encoding amidohydrolase has product MRDLNDLPDLELALIQTELAWQDAKANRERFATLLEQARGADLVVLPEMFTTGFSMDSAALAEPEEGPTYHWLREQAARLDAVVTGSVIIEAADGSHRNRLLWARPDGEVLHYDKRHLFRMAGEHKHYTPGMQQALFELNGWRVRPLICYDLRFPVWSRDPHGTDLLLYTANWPAARRDAWTRLLPARAIENLCFVAAVNRVGEDGKGYPYSGDTQVLDFKGDTLLATGDGDGVFRCTLRARDLAAFRERFPAYHDSDAFELQL; this is encoded by the coding sequence ATGCGCGATCTGAACGACTTGCCCGACCTCGAACTGGCGCTGATCCAGACCGAACTGGCCTGGCAGGACGCCAAGGCCAATCGCGAGCGCTTTGCCACGCTGTTGGAGCAGGCGCGCGGCGCCGATCTGGTCGTCCTGCCCGAGATGTTCACCACCGGCTTCTCGATGGATTCGGCCGCGCTGGCCGAACCGGAGGAGGGCCCGACCTATCACTGGCTGCGCGAGCAGGCCGCGCGCCTGGACGCGGTGGTGACGGGCTCGGTGATCATCGAAGCGGCTGATGGCAGCCATCGCAACAGGCTGCTCTGGGCCCGCCCGGACGGTGAGGTCCTGCACTACGACAAGCGTCATCTGTTCCGCATGGCCGGCGAGCACAAGCATTACACCCCGGGCATGCAACAGGCGCTGTTCGAGTTGAACGGCTGGCGGGTACGTCCGCTGATCTGCTACGACCTGCGCTTCCCGGTCTGGAGCCGCGATCCGCATGGCACCGACCTGCTGCTCTACACCGCCAACTGGCCGGCGGCGCGGCGCGACGCTTGGACCCGCCTGCTGCCGGCGCGCGCCATCGAGAACCTGTGCTTTGTCGCTGCCGTCAACCGCGTCGGCGAGGATGGCAAAGGCTATCCATATAGCGGCGACACGCAGGTGCTGGATTTCAAGGGCGATACGCTGCTGGCCACAGGCGACGGCGACGGCGTGTTCCGTTGTACGCTGCGCGCGCGCGATCTGGCAGCCTTCCGCGAGCGCTTTCCGGCCTACCACGATAGCGACGCTTTCGAGCTTCAGCTCTGA
- the pilW gene encoding type IV pilus biogenesis/stability protein PilW — MALRLALIILFAGWMAGCVSTGSVDPLKTEEGRSQARDAYIQLGLGYLRQGATARAKTPLRKALEIDPHSADAHAALALVFQTEMENALADKHYREALSARRDARILNNYGSFLFEQGRYQDAMERFSQASEDNMYPERARVFQNMGMTALRLSQPEEAEMYFNRSLRLDSRQPGALLELAMLAYESGEYVPAKRYYDDFSALSEQNARSLLLGIRLANIHGDRDRAASLALQLKRLYPGTSEYKQFLSEQR, encoded by the coding sequence ATGGCTCTGCGCCTTGCGCTGATCATTTTGTTCGCCGGCTGGATGGCCGGCTGCGTGTCGACGGGAAGCGTCGACCCGCTGAAAACCGAAGAGGGCCGTAGCCAGGCCCGTGACGCCTATATCCAGCTTGGCCTGGGTTATCTTCGCCAGGGCGCTACCGCCCGCGCCAAGACCCCGCTACGCAAGGCGCTGGAGATAGACCCGCATAGTGCTGACGCGCATGCTGCGCTGGCGCTGGTGTTCCAGACCGAGATGGAGAACGCGCTGGCCGACAAGCATTATCGCGAAGCGCTGTCGGCCCGGCGCGATGCCCGCATCCTCAACAACTATGGCAGCTTTCTGTTCGAGCAGGGCCGCTACCAGGACGCCATGGAGCGCTTCAGCCAGGCCTCCGAGGACAACATGTATCCCGAGCGCGCGCGGGTATTCCAGAACATGGGGATGACCGCGCTCAGGTTGTCGCAGCCAGAGGAGGCGGAGATGTACTTCAACCGCTCGCTGCGACTGGACAGCCGCCAACCCGGGGCTCTGCTCGAGCTGGCGATGCTTGCCTACGAGTCCGGCGAGTACGTGCCGGCCAAGCGCTATTACGATGATTTCAGTGCGCTGTCCGAGCAGAACGCCCGCAGCCTTTTGCTCGGCATTCGATTGGCAAACATCCATGGTGACCGGGATCGCGCCGCCAGTCTGGCCTTGCAGTTGAAACGACTGTATCCAGGCACATCCGAGTACAAGCAATTCCTATCGGAGCAACGATGA
- the der gene encoding ribosome biogenesis GTPase Der: MVPVIALVGRPNVGKSTLFNRLTKSRDAIVAEYAGLTRDRQYGEAKWQGRTYIVIDTGGISGDEEGIDAKMAEQSLQAIEEADAVLFMVDSRAGLTAADQLIAEHLRKRNKRCFLVANKVDTVDPDIARAEFSPLGLGDALPIAAAHGRGIGQMLEQALGMFPRDDAGEEAPGELEGETGEVEPRPRLEPGPSEKEGIKIAIVGRPNVGKSTLVNRMLGEERVIVYDQAGTTRDSIYIPFERDEEKYTLIDTAGVRRRGKIFEAVEKFSVVKTLQAIQDANVVIFVMDAREGVVEHDLNLLGFVLETGRALVIALNKWDGMDQGEKDYVKTELERRLFFVDFADIHFISAKHGTGVGHLYKSVQAAFKSAVTRWPTSRLTQILEDAVQEHQPPMVNGRRIKLRYAHLGGANPPLIVIHGNQVEAVPKSYTRYLENTYRRVLKLVGTPIRIDYKGGENPYEGKKNTLTDRQVNKKRRLMSHHKKAEKKRRDKKR, encoded by the coding sequence ATGGTTCCCGTAATAGCCCTGGTGGGGCGGCCGAACGTCGGCAAGTCCACCCTGTTCAACCGGCTGACCAAGAGCCGTGACGCCATCGTTGCCGAGTACGCCGGCCTGACCCGGGATCGCCAGTACGGCGAGGCCAAATGGCAGGGGCGCACCTACATCGTCATCGACACGGGTGGCATCTCTGGCGATGAAGAGGGCATCGACGCAAAGATGGCCGAGCAGTCGCTGCAGGCCATCGAAGAGGCCGACGCCGTGCTGTTCATGGTCGACTCACGTGCCGGCCTGACCGCAGCCGACCAGTTGATCGCCGAGCACCTGCGCAAGCGCAACAAGCGTTGCTTCCTGGTGGCCAACAAGGTGGACACGGTCGACCCGGACATCGCGCGCGCCGAGTTCAGTCCGCTGGGGCTGGGCGATGCACTGCCGATTGCCGCTGCGCATGGCCGCGGCATCGGCCAGATGCTCGAGCAGGCGCTGGGCATGTTTCCTCGAGACGATGCCGGTGAAGAAGCGCCAGGCGAACTGGAAGGCGAAACGGGTGAAGTCGAGCCGCGTCCGCGTCTGGAACCGGGGCCAAGCGAGAAGGAAGGCATCAAGATCGCCATCGTCGGCCGCCCCAACGTCGGCAAGTCGACGCTGGTCAACCGCATGCTCGGCGAGGAGCGGGTGATCGTCTACGATCAGGCCGGCACCACGCGCGACAGCATCTACATCCCCTTCGAGCGCGACGAGGAAAAGTACACGCTGATCGACACCGCCGGCGTGCGCCGCCGCGGCAAGATCTTCGAGGCGGTGGAGAAGTTCTCCGTGGTCAAGACGCTGCAGGCGATCCAGGACGCCAACGTGGTGATCTTCGTCATGGATGCCCGCGAAGGTGTGGTCGAGCACGACCTCAACCTGCTCGGCTTCGTGCTCGAGACCGGCCGGGCGCTGGTCATCGCGCTGAACAAGTGGGACGGCATGGACCAGGGCGAGAAGGACTACGTGAAGACCGAGCTGGAGCGCCGGCTGTTCTTCGTCGACTTCGCCGACATCCATTTCATTTCCGCCAAGCACGGGACCGGCGTCGGGCACCTGTACAAGTCGGTACAGGCCGCGTTCAAGTCTGCGGTCACTCGCTGGCCGACCAGCCGGCTGACGCAAATCCTCGAGGATGCGGTTCAGGAGCACCAGCCGCCGATGGTCAACGGTCGGCGCATCAAGCTGCGCTATGCGCACCTCGGTGGAGCCAACCCGCCGCTGATCGTCATTCACGGTAACCAGGTCGAAGCGGTACCCAAGTCCTACACCCGCTATCTTGAAAACACCTATCGGCGGGTGCTCAAGCTGGTGGGCACGCCAATTCGTATCGACTACAAGGGCGGCGAGAACCCCTACGAGGGCAAGAAGAACACGCTGACCGACCGCCAGGTCAACAAGAAGCGCCGGCTGATGTCGCACCACAAGAAGGCCGAGAAGAAGCGCCGCGACAAGAAGCGGTGA